AACAAACCAACGTTTAAATAGTGTTTGAGAAAGTTCTTCAAGATTTGCTATTAAATTTTTATTCAAGGTGATTTTCTCATCAATAGTACTTAAAATATTAGAAATTTTTTGTTGAGATTTTATATCTATTATAGGAATATTTATATCTTTTATTCTTGTGATTGCTAGCTTTGGTTGTGTAGAGCCCACAGTCCTAATAAACATTTCATTCTGTCCTTGATCTGACTTGAGAAAATAGGATAAGAACTTAGTGCTTAAAACGCTTTCATTAAACGAACGTATTCTCACTGCATTTTCTGTTAGGCTAGCGCTATCTAATTTATAATCAATAAAATCCACTATTCCAATAGTCCCTACTATGGAAAGGAATATATCTCCTTCATTTATTATATACCTTGAAATTTTTTGAAACGTTTCCTCTGTTACATATTTTAAATTATTAAGATTTACACTCCCGTTTGAATAGTCTGAGATTCTCAAATACGGATGGTTTGTTTCATATTCTACTAATTGTTCACCCTTAGGCAATCTTTTACCACCCTTGACTTCACAGTAATCACCTAGTTTTCTATACTCCATAACCTAATCCCTCCAATGATTTTCGGATTTGGTCTTCGAGTTCTTTTGATTTCGCAAATTGTTCACTTAAATCTGCTGTGATTCTTTCCATTTTCTGTTCAAATGGTTCTGAATCTTCTTCTACTTCTGCTAAGCCTACATAACGTCCTGGTGTTAAGATATATTCATTGTTTTTTATTTCTTCTGTCTTTGCTACTTTACAGAAACCTGCTTTATCTTCATATTGATTATCGTTTGTACCACGCCATGAGTGATATACATTTGCTATATCTTTTATTTCATAATCTGAGAATTCTTTTAATGTTCTTGATACCATACTTCCAATATTTCTAGCATCTATAAATAGTACTTCTCCACGTCGTTCATTCTTGCCGTTTTTAGCTTTATTTTTTGTCACGAACCACAAACATACTGGAATTTGAGTTGAATAGAATAGTTGCCCTGGTAATGTAACTATACATTCTACTAAGTCTTGTTCAATTAAGTTTTTACGTATTTCTAATTCATCTTTACCACTTGTAGACATTGAACCATTGGCTAATACAAATCCTGCTGTACCACTTGGTGCAAGTTTTGAAATCATATGTTCAATCCATGCATAGTTGGCATTTCCTTTTGGAGGAATACCAAATTTCCAGCGATAATCATCTAATAATTTTTCTTGTCCCCAATCACTTGCATTGAATGGTGGGTTAGCCAATATAAAATCAGCTTTCAAATCTTTATGTAAATCATTATGAAATGTGTCTGCATGATGATCACCTAAATCATTATCTATACCTCGAATAGCCAAATTCATTTTTGCTAATTTCCAAGTTGTTGGATTAGATTCTTGACCATAAACAGCAATATCATCTATACGGCCTTGATGACGTTCTATAAAATGTTCACTTTGTACAAACATTCCGCCCGACCCACAACAAGGGTCATAAATTCTACCTTGATAAGGTTCAATCATTTCAACAAGTAATTTAACGATTGAAGCAGGGGTGTAGAATTCCCCAGCATTTTTACCCTCAGCGCTCGCAAATTTTGCGATAAAGTATTCATAAACACGTCCCAAGACATCTTGCTTCTTACTTTCAGAGTCTCCGACCTTGAAAGTAAATAAATCAATAATATCTCCTAATTTTTCTTTATCTAATGCAGGTCTTGCGTAATCTTTAGGCAATACCCCTTTTAAAGACTCATTTTCTCTTTCAATTGCTATCATAGCTTTATCGATAATTTGACCAATTTCTGACTTCTTAGAATTATCATTTATGTATTGCCATCTTGATTCTTTAGGAATCCAGAAAATATTCTCTGCTAAATATTCATCTTTATCTTCTTCATCAGCATATTCATCATTCAATAATTCTTCATATTTTTCCTCAAAAGAATCAGAAACATATTTCAAAAATATAATACCTAATGCTACATTTTTATATTCTGCTGCATCCATACTGCCACGTAATTTATCTGCTGCTTGCCATAATTTTTCTTCAAATCCAATTGTCGCCATTTATATTCCGCCTTTATGTTATCCTTTACACAAATATATCAAATATTAAGGCTTTATGTGACTTTTCTTGTGGTTTTCTATGTGAAAAAATATTATTTGTGATATTTGGTAAGTGAAATTAAGTAGCTAGTTACAAAAGTATAGCTAGCTTATTATATAATCAATTAAGCAAAAAAGGTTTTTTAATGAAAAAAATATAAGTTGAAAAAGTATGATAAGAAATATAGGAGTGGATGGTGCAATAAATGTGACAATTAATACTACTATTTATGCGATGATTGTGGTTATTGTAGATATTGTTAATCAATAATACTGTATATTAGTAGTAATTTTGCGTTCAAATATCTAGTGAATTATTCTGTTATTAAAATTATAAGGGGAAAGAAAAAATTTAGTAATATAAAAAAACAATGGAGGGTGTTAAATGTTTAATTATGATGTAAACAAAACTATGTATGATGATAAGAGCATATTTGATAATTTAGCTAAGCAATGTATTGCAGATTTGATGGTTTCGTATGATAGAAATCGCTTTTTTCTAGCTTTAGCGCAAGAAGAAATGGAAGAGAGTTTTAAAAGCTTTGAAAATAATGATTTAAAAGAAAATTTAATATTAGATTATCATATAACAAATTCAATAAGGTTGATAACTACTTTAGACGATATACTTATAAGAGTACGCTGATGCCCGTTTCAGAATTGAAAACAAGTAATACGGATTGGTCTAATGAGTCAACAATCACACAAGTGAAAGATATTATTTACAATAAGCTTTCTACGATTAAAGCGTTAAAAGATTTGAAAAAGCAAGTTGTGACAGAAATTATTTATACGCCTAAGGATTTTGAAGGAGATTATAATGCTAAATTTGGAGCAGCCTTTGGTTTAATGCCTACTTTAGCACAAAGTAACTATTACAGACCGCCTAATGTGAGCAGAGATTACAAAAATTTGTATTTTGCTGGAGCTAGTGTTCATCCGGGGGGCAGGAGTGCCAATTGTACTGACGAGTGCTAAAATTACAGTTGATGCTATGTTAGAAGATATTAATAATGGTATATAAAAA
This region of Staphylococcus sp. IVB6240 genomic DNA includes:
- a CDS encoding class I SAM-dependent DNA methyltransferase — its product is MATIGFEEKLWQAADKLRGSMDAAEYKNVALGIIFLKYVSDSFEEKYEELLNDEYADEEDKDEYLAENIFWIPKESRWQYINDNSKKSEIGQIIDKAMIAIERENESLKGVLPKDYARPALDKEKLGDIIDLFTFKVGDSESKKQDVLGRVYEYFIAKFASAEGKNAGEFYTPASIVKLLVEMIEPYQGRIYDPCCGSGGMFVQSEHFIERHQGRIDDIAVYGQESNPTTWKLAKMNLAIRGIDNDLGDHHADTFHNDLHKDLKADFILANPPFNASDWGQEKLLDDYRWKFGIPPKGNANYAWIEHMISKLAPSGTAGFVLANGSMSTSGKDELEIRKNLIEQDLVECIVTLPGQLFYSTQIPVCLWFVTKNKAKNGKNERRGEVLFIDARNIGSMVSRTLKEFSDYEIKDIANVYHSWRGTNDNQYEDKAGFCKVAKTEEIKNNEYILTPGRYVGLAEVEEDSEPFEQKMERITADLSEQFAKSKELEDQIRKSLEGLGYGV